caacgtttatttatcaaactttagttcaatagaaaaaagtatttcctccgtttcaaaaagaatggaCTATTTTGACTTGGCATGGAGTTTAATAAAACAAAGAAGACTTTTTCATCTTGTGGTTCTAAActaaagttatgtcaaatgtaccaaaatatcctttaatcttgtggccTTAAACATgtctcgtgaaaagttgaaattaaagtttTACCAAAACAGGAAAGGGGTCATTTTTTTGGaacaaattaaaaaggaaaggaggtcattctttttgaaatggagggagtaaaaTAGATTAGAAGTTGTAGTCTAAGACTCTTTAATGTAATTTTCCCACAAAGTACAGACAATCTTCTCATGTTGAGCATGCATTTCTCAATCAGATGACTTAGAAGATGAACCAACACTGTTACTTTGAACTGTTTGTTGGTAAATATCATTAGTAATAATATCAACTATAAGTTTTGTttacatatgaaataaatggTTGGTAGATATAAAATGACGAATTttctttttacaaaatataaacttgtgggtcaatttttgtatttgaaaaatgtgaaatcatgatatgaaattctcaaatcaagttttttttaaaaaatgggatttcatctcatgatttgAAATAAGGTGACGAAATCAATGTCTAAATGCCTATTAAGTTTATTTAACACTTCATCCTCTTGAATGGCTATATCTAATAGGTTTTCAGTTAGATCCGACAATGATAGGTTTTTAGTTAGATCCTACAATGATATCAGATAATGTAGAGTTCCCCTGATTAATTCTATGAAAATCTAGAATTAAAGTCAACAATGCAATTTGTTAAGaaggaaaaataatataaaagtaaACTTAACTAATGATATGCATAATCATTATAAAGTTGCATAAATTGAATCCTAAATCGCTCCTTGttcatcttctttttttcatttctaaATGATATGTTGATGTCATTCTTCAAATCAGGTGCAATAGCAACAACCACATTACACTTATATCTACATGAACTTAGTTCTACTTCTTGTTTACTATAAGAGCGTGGATGATATAAATCAATATGATTTCAATATTTAGTCATCGCAGAACACCAAGACAAGACAAATTCTAGCAGATCAGTTGTCCAGTGCAGTTTGCTGATCAAAGTAACATGCTCATCTCAATAGAGAGATTGTTTTTctagttaaaaaataaagtcaTCCCTCTTGAACACTATTTCTTTCGCacaaaatattctttaaaaaaGGTTAGCAGAAATTAGGAGCTCACCATTGGACAAAGCAACCCGTTGTACTGGCCTGGTCCACAAGAACCAATATCTATTCCAATCTGTCTCAATTTCTGCTTCAGTGCCATCTCGTGGTCTGACTCCGCAATATCCTCCTTTGGGTCTTCCAGCATTACCCCAGAAACTGAAATTATAtaaacaatattttaaaataacaaagGTGGAAATTTTTCATGGAAAATTTTCGAAATCTTTCAACgaaaaatcaaaatatgttTGTTTAAGTTTATTCACGAAGCTTTTGCGGAAAAAAGTTTGTTAAAAGTGATTTTAAGGTTTGATGTTCCATTAACGGAGAAATCTTCAAACAAACTACAAATATCCAAACACATTTCTATTTTGAGAATgtcttcttcttttaacataaaGCTTTTTATTTCTAACTATTGTGCAGACGGTACCTAAATAACAGATTCAAAAACATTGCGAAGTTTATACAAGAGAGGTTAAAAAATGAATGCCTCgacaaataatataaaattgcaAAAAGGTACCTGGTGGAGGAATTCGTTGGGGCCTGTATGAGAAGCTTGAAGTTCCGCGGTTTGGGGAGATGGGCCTTGAAGCAAATGCTGAAAAGATGAGTCGCAGGAATTGTCTTGTGTATTGTTGGGAAAGTAATGAATGGCTTGTGGAGAAAATATTTGGAGACCATGACAAAGTTGTTAGAGTTATTCAGTACAATTCTGCGATAAGGAAGAAGAATCATTCCTGCTAATTTTCAACAAGACAAACAGCAGTCATTCGTTAGGGATTAAGGAAGGGTTTTATGATTTCTGATCTACTTAGGACAAAATGATCAAATTGGTATTAAATGTATATGCCCCCTTCACAACAATAGTCCCTGATATATACAAAAACTGGTCATGTTTACTTCTTGCAACTCTCAACTCCCAAAACTTCAGTCAAACTTGAAcgagtaaaagaaaaaaattaattatttttaatatattgaatAAGTTAAAAAGGAAGGGAGGGAGAAGTAATTTGAAGAGGTTTTGTGAGACGGTATAAATTCAAGCACAATCATGTTTTCAAGCCTATAATATAAGTTGACAAAGAgttaatatgattttaaatttgcattacatgcACTatctattcatattatttttattaacgAGATCATGTGCTGGTTTAGTCTTTAATAGAGGATAAGATTCAAACAACACTTTTTAATAATTATGTCTAAAAGTAAAACTTCTTTGAATCTACTAACAAttcttatattattaataatcGATTAGATCATGTTAACCTCAGCTAGGGTTGCTTATCGGACGGATTGGATGAATTATTATGCTTAACGATTTGACTTAACGGTTATCgacttttaaaagtactaatctgttattcaacctataagatatcggttaGTTCGGTATCGAATTAGCAATTATTGAACGGTTGTCGGGCGGTGTATCGGTGGTAACAACATGTAAAATTTCTGTCATTTACTACAATTCCCCTTCTCAAAGGGTATGCACAATGTAAGAAGTTAGTTAACCAGATATGTGAGCAGATTAACAACAAACTGCCACTTAAACTTCacagtatattcatatatagcTACAACCACCGTGACAGTCAAGAAGAGTACACACAACTTAACACTCATCTTGGTAAAATGTAGCTTCAATACAGAGGAAAATCTTGACATGGCAGAAAAGCATATCACTAAGCTTTGAAGattaaagaaaacaaattgCACTTGAAATAAACACTTCAGGGCCTCTGATTAGCTAAGTGGAGCATTTGATGGAAGATAAAATAGAACTGATACCAATGATGGGAAATTGAAGGGGGAAAACAGAGGAAATAACTTGTTTAAACTGCATAAATACCTCAATCACCTTCGTGTAAATAGTTAAGAGTATTATTTGAAGCTTCAggagaagaaattaaaaaatcagAGGCAATACTATGTGTAAATGGCATAAATACGTCAAACACAATCATGTTAGTTGGGCAATTCATCCtagtttgaaaatatttaaacaaatGCACCAGCTATACAAGCTAACAAACTAAGCTCGCGCTTCAAAATCAACCCAAAGGAATaatttttaaccaaaaaaattaaCCAACTAGGTTTGGTGGAGAAGAAGACAAGTGGCGCCACCTCTTGGCCTCGCAAGAGAAAATGAGAGATGATGAGACAGAGGCGGCAAGCAGTAGGGCTGCTTCAGTGCTTCTCTTATTTAGGTCTAGGTAAGTAAAATTAGTAATTTGGATTTTAGGGTATAGTAATAATGTAATATAGTTGCTGACTTGTTGTTGCTGGGCTTGTACTATAAATGAGTTAGGCCTGTTTAACTGAATGGGCTTAGCCTGTTGAGGCTTATTTTTAGgtttacaaattataattatcaatatcatacatattttatatgtttagggataaaaatatattaaaatataataaattattaacggattaacggtttacccaataacaaaattgagtaattcGTCCTCCACACCGATaagccgttaattataaaatttaaatatattctcCACCCGCTAATCCGataacccaatatcaataagcCAATAAACCAATTTTGCAGTTGGGTTATCGGTAGCGATCGATTTTGAACAGCCCTAACCTCAGTTGATTTTCAATGCATGAAGAAGTTGAAATGGTTGCAACAATATCATTCTAAAGTAATCCGGCAATGACATTCTCACCCAACAAagcttgaaatattttatattcttgaatagatttatattatatgataaTACTATCTTTGCAACTCTTTGTAAGAATTTACGGATTATCTTCATATATAATTATATGGTACTAGCTTGTCATCAATTAACTCTATATTTTTCAGATATAATTTGCATATCAATAACACACTAAAAGTGAAATCACTTATTGGAAAAATACGAAGCACAAGGAGATAGAGtatagtaaataaaaataagttgcAATTACATAAATTGCAAGGATGGAATATTTCATAGTAGCTACTAATATTAAGAATAATTCCTCATaccaatttattttttacagTTGCTACCTTTTCATATAAGAACACATCCAATTAAATGGCCTAAGACACT
This sequence is a window from Solanum dulcamara chromosome 10, daSolDulc1.2, whole genome shotgun sequence. Protein-coding genes within it:
- the LOC129870869 gene encoding uncharacterized protein LOC129870869 isoform X1; amino-acid sequence: MILLPYRRIVLNNSNNFVMVSKYFLHKPFITFPTIHKTIPATHLFSICFKAHLPKPRNFKLLIQAPTNSSTSFWGNAGRPKGGYCGVRPRDGTEAEIETDWNRYWFLWTRPVQRVALSNGELLISANLF
- the LOC129870869 gene encoding uncharacterized protein LOC129870869 isoform X2 — encoded protein: MILLPYRRIVLNNSNNFVMVSKYFLHKPFITFPTIHKTIPATHLFSICFKAHLPKPRNFKLLIQAPTNSSTSFWGNAGRPKGGYCGVRPRDGTEAEIETDWNRYWFLWTRPVQRVALSNGPSTS